Proteins encoded within one genomic window of Ranitomeya variabilis isolate aRanVar5 chromosome 4, aRanVar5.hap1, whole genome shotgun sequence:
- the CEP131 gene encoding centrosomal protein of 131 kDa isoform X1: protein MQSPLSTPSPQGGENNGELALTGSQVSVTRRPSSAGSAKHMSRSISVITDTRSRGNQVRDSPRAINNLRRSNSTTQVTPGSGSLFSGEQREDFLSFFESSSVGRKKLHGLAKTPPEKKATWNILDDQPRAFPVPSSARSASSVQSLSMKRRDMPALAPNFPANNRSNKGTVGNTVTTMVHNNYSSGDRGLAAKSSNQKPPSLNNQRTPNGEESGSSFQKSQKNLSGTNNLGRNNAGGNSAAQRRKEVTAEEAERFILQVNNAAITIQRWYRRQRQKRRSGEEALRHMLASKKEERQHQADESSHLNSHQSKDDERKRIREEKARQARRAAVQELQLKRAQKALEAQKLVEEELALLQQSGKVGKKKVSRNLLSSPLQRSSKSNNNNAGARVQDVLENDNSVIPLFKPSPDYRSSEHSAQALSTPDHILGEVDVAASAQSKTTLTDLLDTLKQLEEPEPLMEIRTEVKDKFHWIDGDADTSLTTDNLERHSQMTHNRQVEQKEVHGGAATLLSEAKLQNIISFLDEMEKAEQERPRSSGSNTHRGTLLSEAELNHLEQASAVATEVTSSMLKMRLELEEKKKALSLLQTALAQQRELTVRHVKQTEKEMSYQLKQQSAQYEATIQRHLTFIDQLIDDKKTLSERCESLVTELKQVDHKYSSKISQMQEQHDTVWQTLGPLCEEMKKLQELMTATEKVRREKWIDEKTKKIKEITVKGLEPEIQRLISKHKQEIRKLKALHEAELLQSDERAAQRYVRQAEELRQNLEREKEEVSQRERELAKQRYEKQLTHEEQSLQEQRRRLYSEVSEEKERLKQQATRQRAELDELRKQLEDNCALATRVLKEEYEKSKEEQDRRHQIELKAIKERLEIEKQAWEQNYRKKEEAWLLTRERELKEEVRKGRDKEIELVIQQLEAEMSTAREECERAAENRIKRVRDKYESELQELERSEKKSHDRCNQLKERVTELEGEQIRLQGLLKQREQEVDDLRKITDRLNEERRSLSDVIRQEFADRLVTTEEENKRLKIEASEAQARHRLELERMTREKEEELEEVHKRVKSAIVKKEETVNSLRKQCEAAVKRADHLEALLEQQRKQLLAK from the exons AGGGACTCGCCCCGAGCCATCAATAACCTCCGGCGGTCCAACAGTACCACCCAGGTGACGCCAGGCAGCGGCTCTCTCTTCAG TGGGGAGCAGCGCGAGGATTTCTTATCCTTTTTTGAGAGCAGTTCCGTGGGAAGGAAGAAGCTACATGGACTGGCCAAGACGCCCCCGGAGAAGAAGGCCACATGGAATATACTG GATGACCAACCTCGTGCTTTTCCTGTACCCTCAAGTGCTCGCAGTGCCAGCTCGGTTCAGAGCTTGAGCATGAAGAGGAGAGACATGCCCGCACTGGCGCCCAATTTTCCAGCAAACAACAG GAGTAACAAGGGAACCGTAGGAAATACTGTAACCACGATGGTGCACAATAACTATTCATCCGGGGATCGAGGACTCGCTGCCAAGAGCTCCAATCAGAAACCGCCATCTTTAAA TAATCAGAGGACGCCCAATGGTGAAGAATCAGGAAGCAGCTTCCAGAAATCCCAGAAAAATctgtccggcacaaacaatctgggGCGTAACAACGCTGGGGGAAACAGCGCTGCCCAGAGGCGGAAAGAGGTCACTGCAGAGGAGGCGGAGCG GTTTATTCTGCAGGTGAACAATGCTGCCATCACCATTCAGCGTTGGTACAGGCGCCAGCGTCAAAAGCGGAGATCTGGGGAGGAAGCTCTACGTCATATGTTGGCTTCCAAAAAAGAG GAACGGCAGCATCAGGCAGATGAGAGCAGTCACCTAAATTCCCATCAGTCCAAAGACGACGAACGCAAGAGAATCCGAGAAGAGAAAGCTCGACAGGCCCGGCGGGCAGCCGTCCAG GAACTGCAGCTGAAGCGGGCACAGAAAGCCCTGGAAGCCCAGAAACTGGTAGAAGAGGAGCTGGCGCTGCTGCAACAGAGCGGGAAAGTGGGAAAGAAGAAGGTCAGCAGGAATCTGCTCAGTTCCCCATTACAGAGAAGCAGCAAGTCCAATAACAATAATGCAG GTGCTAGAGTTCAGGATGTGCTGGAAAATGATAATTCGGTCATCCCACTCTTCAAGCCATCCCCCGACTACAGGAGCAGCGAGCACAGTGCCCAG GCGCTCTCTACCCCTGACCACATACTGGGGGAAGTGGATGTAGCAGCCTCAGCCCAGTCTAAGACCACCCTGACCGATCTACTGGACACCCTGAAGCAGCTGGAGGAACCCGAACCATTGATGGAAATAAGAACAGAGGTCAAAGACAAATTTCACTGGATCGATGGG GACGCAGACACATCACTTACGACCGATAACCTGGAGCGTCATAGTCAGATGACCCATAACAGACAAGTGGAGCAGAAGGAGGTTCACGGTGGAGCTGCGACTCTGCTGTCCGAGGCCAAGCTGCAGAACATCATTAGCTTTCTGGATGAAATGGAAAAAGCTGAACAAGAAAGACCACGGTCCTCGGGGTCCAACACTCACAGAGGA ACTCTTCTCTCCGAGGCGGAGTTGAATCATCTGGAGCAGGCATCGGCTGTCGCCACCGAGGTGACCAGTTCCATGTTGAAGATGCGACTTGAGCTGGAGGAGAAGAAGAAAGCGCTGAGTCTTCTGCAGACGGCTTTA GCACAGCAGCGTGAATTAACCGTTCGACACGTCAAACAAACAGAGAAAGAGATGAGTTACCAGCTGAAACAGCAGAGCGCGCAATACGAGGCCACCATACAGAGGCACCTCACCTTCATCGACCAG CTCATCGATGACAAGAAAACTCTGAGCGAGCGATGCGAGTCTCTGGTAACTGAGCTGAAGCAGGTGGATCACAAGTACTCCAGCAAGATCTCCCAGATGCAAGAGCAGCATGACACG GTTTGGCAAACTCTGGgccccctgtgtgag GAGATGAAGAAGCTGCAGGAACTCATGACAGCGACTGAAAAAGTACGACGGGAGAAGTGGATCGatgagaagaccaagaagatcaaGGAGATCACGGTGAAGG GTCTGGAGCCCGAGATCCAGAGACTGATATCCAAGCACAAGCAAGAGATCCGCAAGTTAAAAGCTCTGCACGAGGCCGAGCTACTGCAGTCCGACGAACGTGCAGCGCAGCGATATGTGCGCCAGGCCGAGGAGCTGAGGCAAAACCTGGAGCGAGAGAAAGAAGAAGTGAGCCAGAGGGAGCGAGAGCTGGCGAAACAGAG ATATGAGAAGCAGCTGACACATGAGGAGCAGTCCCTGCAAGAGCAGCGCAGGCGACTATACAGCGAGGTGTCCGAGGAGAAGGAGCGCTTAAAGCAGCAAGCGACCAG GCAAAGAGCAGAATTGGACGAGCTCCGGAAGCAGTTAGAAGACAACTGCGCCCTGGCCACCCGGGTCCTGAAGGAAGAGTACGAGAAGAGCAAGGAGGAGCAAGACCGGCGGCACCAG ATTGAGCTGAAGGCAATCAAAGAGCGTCTGGAGATAGAGAAGCAGGCGTGGGAGCAGAACTACAGGAAGAAGGAG GAAGCCTGGCTTCTTACCAGGGAGCGGGAACTCAAAGAAGAGGTGCGGAAGGGGAGAGATAAGGAGATCGAATTAGTAATCCAACAACTTGAGGCCGAGATGTCAACAGCAAGAGAAGAATGTGAGCGGGCCGCCGAAAACAG gattaaGAGGGTGCGTGACAAGTACGAATCGGAGCTGCAGGAGCTGGAGCGGTCCGAGAAGAAGTCACATGACCGCTGCAATCAATTAAAGGAGAGGGTGACGGAGCTGGAGGGGGAGCAGATCAGACTCCAGGGACTTCTGAAACAGAGGGAGCAGGAAGTGGACGATCTCAGGAAG ATTACAGACCGGCTGAATGAGGAGAGGAGGAGCCTCTCAGACGTGATCCGCCAGGAATTCGCAGATCGGCTCGTTACCACCGAGGAAGAAAACAAGAGATTGAAAATCGAGGCATCCGAGGCTCAGGCGCGCCATCGTCTGGAGCTGGAGAGGATGACTCGTGAGAAGGAGGAGGAACTGGAGGAGGTTCACAAGAG AGTGAAATCTGCAATAGTGAAGAAAGAAGAGACCGTGAACAGCCTGCGGAAACAGTGCGAG
- the CEP131 gene encoding centrosomal protein of 131 kDa isoform X3 — MQSPLSTPSPQGGENNGELALTGSQVSVTRRPSSAGSAKHMSRSISVITDTRSRGNQVRDSPRAINNLRRSNSTTQVTPGSGSLFSGEQREDFLSFFESSSVGRKKLHGLAKTPPEKKATWNILDDQPRAFPVPSSARSASSVQSLSMKRRDMPALAPNFPANNRSNKGTVGNTVTTMVHNNYSSGDRGLAAKSSNQKPPSLNNQRTPNGEESGSSFQKSQKNLSGTNNLGRNNAGGNSAAQRRKEVTAEEAERFILQVNNAAITIQRWYRRQRQKRRSGEEALRHMLASKKEERQHQADESSHLNSHQSKDDERKRIREEKARQARRAAVQELQLKRAQKALEAQKLVEEELALLQQSGKVGKKKVSRNLLSSPLQRSSKSNNNNAGARVQDVLENDNSVIPLFKPSPDYRSSEHSAQALSTPDHILGEVDVAASAQSKTTLTDLLDTLKQLEEPEPLMEIRTEVKDKFHWIDGDADTSLTTDNLERHSQMTHNRQVEQKEVHGGAATLLSEAKLQNIISFLDEMEKAEQERPRSSGSNTHRGTLLSEAELNHLEQASAVATEVTSSMLKMRLELEEKKKALSLLQTALAQQRELTVRHVKQTEKEMSYQLKQQSAQYEATIQRHLTFIDQLIDDKKTLSERCESLVTELKQVDHKYSSKISQMQEQHDTEMKKLQELMTATEKVRREKWIDEKTKKIKEITVKGLEPEIQRLISKHKQEIRKLKALHEAELLQSDERAAQRYVRQAEELRQNLEREKEEVSQRERELAKQRYEKQLTHEEQSLQEQRRRLYSEVSEEKERLKQQATRQRAELDELRKQLEDNCALATRVLKEEYEKSKEEQDRRHQIELKAIKERLEIEKQAWEQNYRKKEEAWLLTRERELKEEVRKGRDKEIELVIQQLEAEMSTAREECERAAENRIKRVRDKYESELQELERSEKKSHDRCNQLKERVTELEGEQIRLQGLLKQREQEVDDLRKITDRLNEERRSLSDVIRQEFADRLVTTEEENKRLKIEASEAQARHRLELERMTREKEEELEEVHKRVKSAIVKKEETVNSLRKQCEAAVKRADHLEALLEQQRKQLLAK, encoded by the exons AGGGACTCGCCCCGAGCCATCAATAACCTCCGGCGGTCCAACAGTACCACCCAGGTGACGCCAGGCAGCGGCTCTCTCTTCAG TGGGGAGCAGCGCGAGGATTTCTTATCCTTTTTTGAGAGCAGTTCCGTGGGAAGGAAGAAGCTACATGGACTGGCCAAGACGCCCCCGGAGAAGAAGGCCACATGGAATATACTG GATGACCAACCTCGTGCTTTTCCTGTACCCTCAAGTGCTCGCAGTGCCAGCTCGGTTCAGAGCTTGAGCATGAAGAGGAGAGACATGCCCGCACTGGCGCCCAATTTTCCAGCAAACAACAG GAGTAACAAGGGAACCGTAGGAAATACTGTAACCACGATGGTGCACAATAACTATTCATCCGGGGATCGAGGACTCGCTGCCAAGAGCTCCAATCAGAAACCGCCATCTTTAAA TAATCAGAGGACGCCCAATGGTGAAGAATCAGGAAGCAGCTTCCAGAAATCCCAGAAAAATctgtccggcacaaacaatctgggGCGTAACAACGCTGGGGGAAACAGCGCTGCCCAGAGGCGGAAAGAGGTCACTGCAGAGGAGGCGGAGCG GTTTATTCTGCAGGTGAACAATGCTGCCATCACCATTCAGCGTTGGTACAGGCGCCAGCGTCAAAAGCGGAGATCTGGGGAGGAAGCTCTACGTCATATGTTGGCTTCCAAAAAAGAG GAACGGCAGCATCAGGCAGATGAGAGCAGTCACCTAAATTCCCATCAGTCCAAAGACGACGAACGCAAGAGAATCCGAGAAGAGAAAGCTCGACAGGCCCGGCGGGCAGCCGTCCAG GAACTGCAGCTGAAGCGGGCACAGAAAGCCCTGGAAGCCCAGAAACTGGTAGAAGAGGAGCTGGCGCTGCTGCAACAGAGCGGGAAAGTGGGAAAGAAGAAGGTCAGCAGGAATCTGCTCAGTTCCCCATTACAGAGAAGCAGCAAGTCCAATAACAATAATGCAG GTGCTAGAGTTCAGGATGTGCTGGAAAATGATAATTCGGTCATCCCACTCTTCAAGCCATCCCCCGACTACAGGAGCAGCGAGCACAGTGCCCAG GCGCTCTCTACCCCTGACCACATACTGGGGGAAGTGGATGTAGCAGCCTCAGCCCAGTCTAAGACCACCCTGACCGATCTACTGGACACCCTGAAGCAGCTGGAGGAACCCGAACCATTGATGGAAATAAGAACAGAGGTCAAAGACAAATTTCACTGGATCGATGGG GACGCAGACACATCACTTACGACCGATAACCTGGAGCGTCATAGTCAGATGACCCATAACAGACAAGTGGAGCAGAAGGAGGTTCACGGTGGAGCTGCGACTCTGCTGTCCGAGGCCAAGCTGCAGAACATCATTAGCTTTCTGGATGAAATGGAAAAAGCTGAACAAGAAAGACCACGGTCCTCGGGGTCCAACACTCACAGAGGA ACTCTTCTCTCCGAGGCGGAGTTGAATCATCTGGAGCAGGCATCGGCTGTCGCCACCGAGGTGACCAGTTCCATGTTGAAGATGCGACTTGAGCTGGAGGAGAAGAAGAAAGCGCTGAGTCTTCTGCAGACGGCTTTA GCACAGCAGCGTGAATTAACCGTTCGACACGTCAAACAAACAGAGAAAGAGATGAGTTACCAGCTGAAACAGCAGAGCGCGCAATACGAGGCCACCATACAGAGGCACCTCACCTTCATCGACCAG CTCATCGATGACAAGAAAACTCTGAGCGAGCGATGCGAGTCTCTGGTAACTGAGCTGAAGCAGGTGGATCACAAGTACTCCAGCAAGATCTCCCAGATGCAAGAGCAGCATGACACG GAGATGAAGAAGCTGCAGGAACTCATGACAGCGACTGAAAAAGTACGACGGGAGAAGTGGATCGatgagaagaccaagaagatcaaGGAGATCACGGTGAAGG GTCTGGAGCCCGAGATCCAGAGACTGATATCCAAGCACAAGCAAGAGATCCGCAAGTTAAAAGCTCTGCACGAGGCCGAGCTACTGCAGTCCGACGAACGTGCAGCGCAGCGATATGTGCGCCAGGCCGAGGAGCTGAGGCAAAACCTGGAGCGAGAGAAAGAAGAAGTGAGCCAGAGGGAGCGAGAGCTGGCGAAACAGAG ATATGAGAAGCAGCTGACACATGAGGAGCAGTCCCTGCAAGAGCAGCGCAGGCGACTATACAGCGAGGTGTCCGAGGAGAAGGAGCGCTTAAAGCAGCAAGCGACCAG GCAAAGAGCAGAATTGGACGAGCTCCGGAAGCAGTTAGAAGACAACTGCGCCCTGGCCACCCGGGTCCTGAAGGAAGAGTACGAGAAGAGCAAGGAGGAGCAAGACCGGCGGCACCAG ATTGAGCTGAAGGCAATCAAAGAGCGTCTGGAGATAGAGAAGCAGGCGTGGGAGCAGAACTACAGGAAGAAGGAG GAAGCCTGGCTTCTTACCAGGGAGCGGGAACTCAAAGAAGAGGTGCGGAAGGGGAGAGATAAGGAGATCGAATTAGTAATCCAACAACTTGAGGCCGAGATGTCAACAGCAAGAGAAGAATGTGAGCGGGCCGCCGAAAACAG gattaaGAGGGTGCGTGACAAGTACGAATCGGAGCTGCAGGAGCTGGAGCGGTCCGAGAAGAAGTCACATGACCGCTGCAATCAATTAAAGGAGAGGGTGACGGAGCTGGAGGGGGAGCAGATCAGACTCCAGGGACTTCTGAAACAGAGGGAGCAGGAAGTGGACGATCTCAGGAAG ATTACAGACCGGCTGAATGAGGAGAGGAGGAGCCTCTCAGACGTGATCCGCCAGGAATTCGCAGATCGGCTCGTTACCACCGAGGAAGAAAACAAGAGATTGAAAATCGAGGCATCCGAGGCTCAGGCGCGCCATCGTCTGGAGCTGGAGAGGATGACTCGTGAGAAGGAGGAGGAACTGGAGGAGGTTCACAAGAG AGTGAAATCTGCAATAGTGAAGAAAGAAGAGACCGTGAACAGCCTGCGGAAACAGTGCGAG